In Gimesia benthica, a single window of DNA contains:
- a CDS encoding efflux RND transporter periplasmic adaptor subunit: MSRKSILITVGLLAVLGLYYLFSEAPQPVDVTAAETGTVKAFIEERAKTSLPRIYRIAMPLNGRVMPITVQEDEKVTQGQVIAEMDTSDLDAEVAKARYRVEQYARKIIEQSDNRLEDNSLDQFDEFLKSMNLTVEAASKQQDASKAKWTYARDEYDRKYQLFQKNALSASELSEADLFKKQSEIDYQKDILTWRALQAIQSAMQIGKISIQKYKEKKVLSEAVLQEEKKEAESQLEQLQRDRNRATMRSPIDGTVLAKHFSNERTLPAGEILLELGQLDNLEVEADVLSQYVGNIHVGSPVDIEGPAIGPDPVQGKVKRIYPKGFTKISSLGVEQQRVKVIIGFDRNIFKQLQQQQRTLGTDFRVRVKIYTDIKPDVVKVSRSTLFRNGSGQWQAYVVRNNRTVLVDVEPGVMNDFEAEIKTGIKAGDRLIVAPSMNLTSGQSVEPHLIKNLERSPAD; encoded by the coding sequence ATGTCCCGAAAATCCATCCTGATCACAGTCGGCCTGCTGGCGGTGCTGGGGTTGTATTATCTTTTCAGCGAAGCGCCACAGCCCGTGGATGTCACAGCTGCGGAAACCGGTACCGTCAAGGCGTTCATCGAAGAACGTGCCAAGACCAGCCTGCCTCGCATCTATCGCATCGCCATGCCGCTCAACGGGCGGGTGATGCCCATCACCGTGCAGGAAGATGAAAAGGTCACCCAGGGACAGGTCATCGCGGAGATGGATACGTCCGACCTGGATGCCGAAGTCGCGAAAGCCCGCTACCGCGTGGAACAGTATGCCCGCAAAATCATCGAACAGTCCGACAATCGCCTGGAAGACAACTCGCTCGACCAGTTCGATGAGTTCCTCAAATCGATGAATCTCACCGTCGAAGCCGCCAGCAAACAGCAGGATGCCAGTAAAGCCAAATGGACTTACGCGCGGGACGAGTACGATCGCAAGTATCAGCTGTTTCAAAAGAACGCACTGTCGGCCAGTGAACTCAGTGAAGCAGACCTGTTCAAAAAACAGAGTGAAATCGATTACCAGAAAGACATTCTCACCTGGCGGGCCCTGCAGGCCATTCAAAGTGCGATGCAGATTGGCAAAATCTCGATTCAGAAATACAAAGAGAAGAAAGTCCTCTCCGAAGCAGTCCTGCAGGAAGAGAAGAAAGAAGCAGAGTCTCAGCTCGAGCAGTTACAGCGCGACCGCAATCGGGCCACGATGCGGAGCCCCATCGATGGAACCGTGCTGGCGAAACACTTCTCCAACGAGCGTACGCTGCCCGCCGGCGAAATCCTGCTTGAGCTCGGTCAGTTGGATAATCTCGAAGTCGAAGCCGATGTCCTCTCTCAATACGTGGGCAACATCCACGTCGGTTCGCCCGTCGATATCGAAGGTCCCGCCATCGGCCCTGATCCCGTGCAGGGGAAGGTCAAACGGATCTACCCGAAGGGCTTTACCAAGATCTCTTCGCTGGGCGTCGAACAGCAGCGTGTGAAGGTCATCATCGGCTTTGACCGCAACATCTTCAAACAGCTGCAACAGCAGCAGCGGACTCTGGGCACCGACTTTCGGGTGCGGGTTAAAATCTATACGGACATCAAACCGGATGTGGTCAAGGTTTCCCGCTCGACACTGTTTCGCAACGGATCAGGTCAGTGGCAGGCCTACGTGGTTCGTAATAACCGTACGGTGCTCGTCGATGTTGAACCGGGGGTGATGAATGATTTTGAAGCGGAGATCAAAACGGGAATTAAAGCCGGTGATCGACTGATCGTCGCCCCCAGCATGAATCTGACTTCGGGACAGTCTGTGGAACCGCACCTGATTAAGAACCTGGAGCGGTCCCCGGCTGACTGA
- the nqrE gene encoding NADH:ubiquinone reductase (Na(+)-transporting) subunit E — protein MLEHYLSLFIKCLFVENLALAFFLGMCTFLAVSKNVKTAFGLGIAVVVIQTITVPVNNIIYQHLLKKGALAWAGYPNVDLTFVGLICYIGVIAAMVQILEMTLDRFVPALYNSLGIFLPLITVNCAILGGTLFMVERDYNFPESCVFGFGSGVGWALAILALAGVREKMKYSDVPPGLRGLGITFITVGLMAMAFMAFSGIQL, from the coding sequence ATGTTAGAGCATTATCTGAGCCTGTTTATTAAGTGTCTGTTCGTCGAAAACCTGGCACTGGCCTTCTTCCTGGGAATGTGTACCTTTCTGGCCGTTTCCAAAAATGTGAAGACTGCCTTCGGTCTGGGGATCGCTGTAGTCGTCATTCAGACGATTACCGTTCCCGTCAATAACATCATCTATCAGCACCTGTTGAAGAAGGGGGCACTGGCCTGGGCCGGCTATCCCAATGTCGACCTGACCTTCGTCGGTCTGATCTGTTACATCGGCGTGATTGCCGCGATGGTACAGATCCTGGAAATGACCCTCGACCGGTTCGTTCCGGCTCTCTATAACTCGCTGGGGATCTTCCTGCCACTGATTACCGTGAACTGCGCGATTCTGGGGGGAACCCTGTTTATGGTGGAACGCGACTACAACTTCCCCGAAAGTTGCGTCTTCGGTTTCGGTTCCGGTGTCGGCTGGGCACTGGCGATTCTGGCGCTGGCAGGTGTGCGGGAGAAAATGAAATACAGTGACGTCCCGCCGGGATTACGCGGTCTGGGCATCACCTTTATTACCGTTGGACTGATGGCGATGGCCTTCATGGCTTTCTCCGGTATCCAGCTCTGA
- a CDS encoding NADH:ubiquinone reductase (Na(+)-transporting) subunit D — protein sequence MNSRQKEVLTGPIFNNNPIALQILGICSALAVTTKMETALVMSIAVTLVTACSNAAVASIRLQIPGSIRIIVQMTIIASLVILVDQFLKAFAFGISKQLSVFVGLIITNCIVMGRAEGFAMKNEPGISFLDGIGNGLGYSAILMLVAFFRELFGSGSLFGIPLMKLTREGGWYEANGLMLLPPSAFFIIGFAIWALRVWKTDQVEEA from the coding sequence ATGAATTCACGGCAAAAAGAGGTTCTGACCGGACCGATTTTTAATAACAACCCGATTGCGTTGCAGATCCTTGGAATCTGTTCCGCTCTGGCGGTAACAACCAAGATGGAGACCGCACTCGTGATGAGTATTGCGGTAACCCTGGTGACCGCCTGCTCGAACGCCGCAGTCGCTTCGATCCGTCTGCAGATTCCCGGCAGTATCCGCATTATTGTGCAGATGACGATCATCGCCTCACTGGTGATTCTGGTCGATCAGTTCCTCAAGGCCTTCGCCTTCGGAATCAGCAAGCAGCTGTCCGTGTTCGTGGGACTGATTATTACCAACTGTATCGTGATGGGGCGTGCCGAGGGGTTCGCGATGAAAAACGAGCCTGGCATCAGCTTCCTGGACGGTATCGGAAACGGACTGGGTTACAGTGCCATTTTGATGCTGGTGGCCTTCTTCCGTGAGTTATTCGGTTCGGGGAGCCTGTTTGGAATCCCTCTGATGAAACTGACCCGGGAAGGCGGCTGGTACGAAGCCAACGGCCTGATGTTATTACCTCCCAGTGCATTCTTTATTATTGGCTTCGCAATCTGGGCTCTGAGAGTCTGGAAAACCGATCAGGTGGAGGAAGCATAA
- a CDS encoding NADH:ubiquinone reductase (Na(+)-transporting) subunit B, giving the protein MKPLRNLLDKMHPLFDKGGKFEKLYPLYEAQDTFLYTPGEVTSEASHVRDSIDLKRMMSMVIVALLPCVFMALYNTGFQANAAMSTMGIESVPGWRGAIMSSLGVVPDANSLLSNLVHGALYFLPVYIVCMAVGGAWEGLFCIVRRHEINEGFLVTGMLFPLTLPPTIPLWQVALGISFGVVVGKEIFGGTGKNFLNPALTARAFLYFAYPAQIVGDTVWTAVDGFSGATSLGQMATAAPEVGMKAVTNPISEGGLGISWSQAFLGTIQGSMGETSTLACLLGAIFLILIGVGSWRVMAGVLAGSMGLATLLWMIGSNTNAMFAMPPQWHLVVGGLAFGLVFMATDPVSAAMTDTGRWLYGILIGGMTILIRVVNPAYPEGIMLAILFGNVFAPLIDYYVVQANIKRRLARNVA; this is encoded by the coding sequence ATGAAGCCGTTACGAAATCTTCTTGATAAGATGCACCCCCTCTTCGATAAAGGGGGTAAGTTCGAGAAGCTTTACCCACTTTACGAAGCGCAGGATACCTTCCTGTATACGCCGGGTGAAGTGACCAGTGAAGCCTCTCATGTGCGCGATTCCATCGACTTGAAGCGCATGATGAGTATGGTCATTGTGGCTCTGTTGCCCTGTGTGTTTATGGCACTTTATAACACCGGGTTCCAGGCCAATGCGGCAATGAGCACCATGGGCATCGAATCGGTACCGGGCTGGCGGGGCGCGATCATGTCCTCACTGGGCGTGGTTCCCGATGCGAACAGCCTGCTCTCCAACCTGGTGCATGGAGCACTCTACTTCCTGCCCGTTTATATCGTCTGTATGGCGGTAGGGGGGGCCTGGGAAGGTCTGTTCTGTATCGTGCGGCGTCACGAAATCAATGAAGGCTTCCTGGTGACCGGGATGCTGTTCCCGTTAACGCTGCCTCCCACGATTCCCCTCTGGCAGGTAGCACTGGGCATCAGCTTCGGTGTGGTCGTCGGTAAGGAAATCTTCGGTGGTACAGGTAAAAATTTCCTTAACCCCGCTTTAACGGCGCGTGCGTTTCTATACTTTGCCTATCCGGCACAGATCGTGGGTGACACTGTCTGGACCGCCGTTGATGGTTTCAGTGGTGCTACTTCATTAGGGCAGATGGCCACCGCTGCTCCCGAAGTCGGCATGAAAGCAGTCACCAACCCTATCTCTGAGGGAGGCCTTGGTATCTCCTGGTCGCAGGCGTTCCTGGGAACCATTCAGGGGTCTATGGGTGAAACTTCAACTCTGGCCTGTCTCCTGGGAGCGATCTTCCTGATCCTGATCGGCGTCGGTTCCTGGCGCGTGATGGCGGGTGTGCTTGCCGGATCGATGGGCTTAGCGACACTGCTCTGGATGATTGGCAGCAATACCAACGCGATGTTCGCCATGCCTCCGCAGTGGCACCTGGTTGTCGGTGGTCTGGCCTTCGGTCTGGTCTTCATGGCGACCGACCCGGTCTCCGCAGCGATGACCGACACCGGACGCTGGTTATATGGAATTTTGATTGGGGGAATGACAATCCTGATTCGGGTGGTCAATCCTGCGTATCCAGAGGGGATCATGCTGGCGATTCTGTTCGGCAACGTCTTCGCTCCTCTGATTGATTATTACGTGGTTCAAGCAAACATTAAAAGAAGGTTGGCGCGAAATGTCGCGTGA
- a CDS encoding (Na+)-NQR maturation NqrM, whose translation MSTVLFALAIFALAFAGMAVGVIFSNRCIKGSCGGLNNIEGAEGCSQCGGCSVGDKMKEHDHATAADSCTVEEEDTSLTSGAK comes from the coding sequence ATGTCAACAGTCCTGTTTGCTCTGGCAATCTTTGCCCTGGCCTTCGCGGGGATGGCCGTTGGTGTGATCTTCAGCAACCGGTGTATCAAAGGCTCGTGTGGCGGTCTGAACAACATCGAAGGAGCCGAAGGCTGCTCCCAGTGCGGTGGTTGCTCAGTCGGCGACAAGATGAAAGAACACGACCACGCGACGGCCGCCGACTCCTGTACTGTCGAGGAAGAAGACACCAGTCTGACCTCCGGCGCGAAATAG
- the nqrF gene encoding NADH:ubiquinone reductase (Na(+)-transporting) subunit F, with the protein MGIEILLGVVMFTGIVLALVAIILVAKSKLVASGNVTITVNEQKKIEVPVGGKLLGALAENQIFVSSACGGGGTCAQCEVRVLQGGGDILPTERSHFNNREVREGCRLSCQVPVKTDMDIEVPPEVFETKKWQCKVKSNDNVATFIKELVLELPVGEDVNFKPGGYIQIEAPPHHIKYSEFDIPDEYKEDWDKFDLWRFESKVEEPVIRAYSMANYPGEKGIIMLNVRVASPPPRAPDGTPPGKMSSYIFNLKPGDEVTISGPYGEFFIQETDAEMIYIGGGAGMAPLRSHIYELFKERKTNRKVSYWYGARSMREMFYEDEFRAIEEDFPNFKMHIALSDPMPEDNWTGLQGFIHQVLLDEYLSKHPAPEDCEYYICGPPMMLSAVRNMLDDLGVEPENVRYDDFG; encoded by the coding sequence ATGGGTATAGAAATTCTGTTAGGCGTGGTGATGTTCACGGGCATTGTGTTGGCCCTGGTCGCCATCATTCTGGTCGCGAAATCAAAACTGGTTGCCTCCGGTAACGTCACAATTACTGTGAACGAGCAGAAGAAAATCGAAGTTCCCGTGGGCGGGAAGCTGCTGGGCGCCCTCGCCGAGAATCAGATTTTCGTCTCATCTGCCTGTGGTGGTGGGGGAACCTGTGCTCAATGTGAGGTTCGCGTGCTCCAGGGCGGCGGCGATATCCTGCCGACCGAACGCTCTCACTTTAACAACCGCGAAGTCCGCGAAGGCTGCCGCCTTTCATGTCAGGTGCCGGTCAAAACCGATATGGACATCGAAGTACCACCCGAAGTCTTCGAAACCAAGAAATGGCAGTGTAAGGTTAAGTCCAACGACAACGTGGCGACCTTCATTAAAGAGCTCGTTCTGGAACTGCCTGTCGGCGAAGACGTAAACTTCAAGCCGGGTGGATACATTCAGATCGAAGCTCCGCCGCACCATATCAAATACAGCGAATTCGACATTCCTGATGAATATAAAGAAGACTGGGACAAGTTCGATCTCTGGCGGTTTGAGTCCAAAGTCGAAGAGCCGGTCATCCGTGCTTACTCGATGGCCAACTATCCAGGTGAAAAAGGCATCATCATGCTTAACGTGCGTGTGGCTTCACCTCCGCCACGTGCACCGGATGGCACTCCTCCCGGGAAGATGTCCTCCTACATCTTCAATCTGAAACCGGGTGATGAAGTTACTATCTCCGGTCCTTACGGTGAGTTCTTCATCCAGGAAACCGATGCGGAAATGATCTACATCGGTGGTGGTGCCGGTATGGCTCCCCTGCGATCTCACATCTACGAGCTCTTCAAAGAACGCAAAACCAACCGGAAGGTCTCTTACTGGTACGGTGCCCGCAGTATGCGTGAAATGTTCTACGAAGATGAATTCCGGGCGATCGAAGAGGACTTCCCGAACTTCAAGATGCACATCGCGCTTTCAGATCCGATGCCGGAAGATAATTGGACCGGTCTGCAGGGCTTCATCCACCAGGTGCTGCTGGACGAATACCTGAGTAAGCATCCTGCTCCCGAAGATTGTGAGTACTACATCTGTGGTCCGCCAATGATGTTGTCTGCCGTACGTAACATGCTGGATGATCTGGGAGTTGAACCTGAGAACGTCCGGTACGATGACTTCGGTTAA
- a CDS encoding Na(+)-translocating NADH-quinone reductase subunit C, whose product MSRDSIGFTFIVSATLCVVCSILVSGAAVGLRSKQELNKEIERKKNILSVAGLIQPGDDAKNVMKIYDERVEGIIVDLDSGKVVTDDKELFPNPAEYDQKAAIDNPKLSSAIEPSKDIAGIKRRENYSWVYLIKDENGQLTQYVLPVRGKGLWSTMWGFLALQTDLTTVQGLTFYEQGETPGLGGEVDNPKWKAQWKGKEVYNKDFQPDIEVIKGTVNPESPNAEHEVDGLSGATITSRGVTHLLDFWLGDLGFKPYLEQVREKEGK is encoded by the coding sequence ATGTCGCGTGATTCAATAGGTTTCACATTTATCGTATCGGCCACGTTGTGTGTGGTCTGCTCGATTCTGGTTTCCGGGGCTGCGGTCGGATTGCGCAGCAAGCAGGAACTGAATAAAGAGATCGAACGTAAAAAGAACATCCTCTCCGTGGCGGGCCTGATCCAACCAGGTGACGACGCGAAGAACGTCATGAAGATTTATGACGAGCGGGTTGAGGGGATTATCGTTGATCTCGACTCAGGTAAAGTCGTAACCGACGACAAGGAACTGTTCCCCAATCCTGCGGAATACGACCAGAAGGCGGCAATCGACAATCCCAAACTGAGCTCGGCAATCGAGCCCAGCAAGGACATCGCCGGGATCAAACGTCGCGAAAACTATTCCTGGGTTTACCTGATCAAGGATGAGAATGGTCAGCTGACTCAGTATGTTCTGCCCGTCCGCGGCAAAGGTCTCTGGTCAACCATGTGGGGCTTCCTGGCTCTGCAGACCGACCTGACCACCGTGCAGGGTTTGACCTTCTACGAACAGGGGGAAACACCCGGGCTGGGGGGTGAAGTCGATAACCCCAAGTGGAAGGCACAGTGGAAAGGCAAAGAAGTCTACAACAAAGACTTCCAGCCTGATATCGAAGTCATTAAGGGGACCGTCAATCCGGAGTCCCCTAATGCGGAACATGAAGTGGACGGCCTCTCGGGAGCCACCATTACCTCTCGCGGCGTAACCCACCTGCTGGATTTCTGGCTGGGTGATCTAGGATTTAAGCCTTATCTCGAACAGGTTCGGGAAAAGGAGGGAAAGTAA
- a CDS encoding FAD:protein FMN transferase — translation MTSVNRQSAWFWTLGLLLCCLQVTGCRNDESGSDSAALQKQQIEGPTMGTTYHITVCSPAAEQVDTGQLKQDIDQLLVEINQEMSTYIKDSELSLFNQAEPNQWLPVAPAVVKVVSAGLKLSEDSDGAFDMTVGPLVNLWHFGPDPGKKTLPADEKIEAARKKVGYHHIQVQESPAALKKLIPDVYVDLSAIAKGYGVDAVAELIESRGIENYLVEIGGEMRARGVNQRGEAWKVGIEKPVSETRVVQKIVPLSNLSMATSGNYRNFFEVDGVSYSHTIDPRTGRPATHGLASVTVVGETCMNCDAIATCLMVLGPDEGYNWVQERDIAAYFIVKTDAGFTERFSPAWQKQFGEEQ, via the coding sequence ATGACTTCGGTTAACAGACAATCCGCGTGGTTCTGGACGCTCGGACTGCTGCTGTGTTGCCTGCAGGTCACGGGATGCCGGAATGATGAATCAGGCTCCGATTCTGCTGCATTACAGAAGCAGCAGATCGAGGGGCCGACGATGGGAACGACCTATCACATTACGGTCTGTTCCCCTGCAGCAGAACAGGTTGATACCGGGCAGCTGAAACAGGATATCGATCAGCTGCTCGTGGAAATCAACCAGGAGATGTCGACCTACATCAAGGATTCGGAACTGTCCCTGTTCAACCAGGCGGAACCCAATCAATGGTTACCTGTCGCACCTGCCGTGGTCAAAGTTGTCTCAGCCGGTCTCAAGTTGAGTGAAGACAGCGACGGGGCCTTCGATATGACCGTCGGCCCACTGGTCAACCTGTGGCACTTCGGTCCGGATCCCGGCAAGAAGACGCTGCCTGCAGACGAGAAGATAGAAGCGGCCCGCAAGAAGGTGGGTTATCATCATATCCAGGTGCAGGAGTCACCTGCGGCACTGAAGAAACTGATTCCCGACGTGTACGTCGATCTGTCGGCTATTGCAAAAGGCTACGGTGTTGATGCAGTTGCCGAACTCATCGAGTCACGCGGTATCGAAAATTACCTGGTGGAAATCGGTGGCGAGATGCGGGCCCGGGGCGTCAATCAGCGTGGCGAAGCCTGGAAGGTCGGCATCGAAAAACCGGTGAGTGAAACCCGGGTGGTGCAGAAGATTGTACCACTGTCCAATCTGTCGATGGCGACATCGGGCAATTATCGTAATTTTTTTGAGGTGGATGGCGTCAGCTATTCACACACCATTGATCCCCGTACCGGGCGACCTGCGACTCATGGGCTCGCTTCGGTGACCGTGGTGGGGGAAACCTGCATGAATTGCGACGCGATCGCGACATGCCTGATGGTATTAGGCCCCGATGAGGGGTATAATTGGGTACAAGAGCGGGACATCGCCGCTTATTTCATCGTGAAAACAGACGCCGGTTTTACAGAACGCTTCTCGCCTGCCTGGCAGAAGCAGTTCGGTGAGGAGCAGTAA
- a CDS encoding Hsp20/alpha crystallin family protein yields the protein MSSADQPGQPDPVYIHTVEASTEQNQAEQAGSTYSESTQTESSQSESEESTEGKRSDSTGIPNSIERLRTEFDKLLGVAVEQGERALDRLGLFGNDPVWVPRVDLMELDEQVQVYIDLPGVTAEEINITLAGNMLTVTGTRSTGTTTTAGQTVRMSERPSGQFRRSVPMPVAVDPDKVSASVQNGILSIQLDKASTEKPRQIPINSASGTSF from the coding sequence ATGTCATCTGCCGATCAACCGGGACAGCCTGATCCCGTTTATATTCATACCGTGGAAGCATCCACGGAACAGAACCAGGCAGAACAGGCCGGCTCTACCTATTCAGAATCAACGCAGACCGAATCCAGCCAGTCGGAGTCGGAGGAATCAACCGAAGGCAAGCGATCTGACTCTACGGGCATTCCGAATTCCATCGAACGGCTGCGCACCGAATTCGATAAGCTGCTGGGTGTGGCTGTCGAACAGGGAGAACGGGCCCTGGATCGACTGGGCCTGTTTGGTAACGACCCTGTCTGGGTTCCCCGTGTCGATCTGATGGAACTGGACGAGCAGGTTCAGGTCTATATTGATCTGCCCGGTGTGACTGCCGAGGAAATCAATATCACACTGGCCGGCAATATGCTGACCGTGACTGGTACCCGCAGCACCGGAACGACAACCACCGCCGGTCAGACCGTGCGGATGAGTGAGCGTCCTTCCGGTCAATTCCGTCGTTCGGTACCCATGCCTGTTGCCGTCGATCCGGATAAGGTCTCCGCCTCCGTGCAAAACGGAATTCTGAGTATCCAACTGGATAAAGCTTCGACAGAAAAGCCGCGGCAGATTCCGATCAACAGTGCATCTGGCACCAGCTTCTAA